The genomic DNA TAGCCGGGCCGCTGCGAGAGGTGCTGCAGTCTCATCACCGCCCTCTCCAGATCGCTGACCGCGGTTCTGACCCGGGCCACTGTCTCGCTCTTGGTATGCTGCCTGTCCGGCTCCTGGCCGGGCACCGCGGACTCCGGGTCGATTTCCTTCGGCATTTCTATCACTCTGGCTCCCAAGCTTGGTACTTTCCCGCCCCGGACACCTGCAATCTTTAGATGTGCGAGAAACAAGAACGACACTCAACTGGTAATACAGAAGGTCCGGGCAAAGCCACCTAGTAATAATACCTATGATCGCGTCGCAGACGGAGGAGACGAAGGGATGGTAGCGGATTCCGAAGGAGCGCCCCTCTCCCGAGGGTTGAGCGGCCGGCACGTCGTCGTGGTCGGCGGCGGCAGCGGGATCGGGCGGGCGGTCGCGGCGGCGGCGGTCCGGCTCGGCGGCCGTGTCACGATCGCGAGCCGCGATGCCGGGAAGCTCGCGGCGGCGGCCGAAGAGATCGGCGGCGCCGTCACGGTCGCGCCGGTCGACATGACCGACGAGGCCGGGGTGAAGCGCTGGGCGGCGGGCCTCGCCCCGGCCGACCATCTGGTGGTCACGGCCTCGAGCGCGGCCCACGGCCCCTTCGCCGAGCTCGGGACCGACCGGCTGCGCGCCATGTTCGACGCCAAGTTCTTCGGCCCCTACGTGGTGGCGCGCGAGGTCCTGCCCAAGCTGGCGCCGGGCGGGTCGATCACGCTCTTCTCCGGCGTGCTCAGCCGCCGGCCCGGGGCGAACTGCTCGGCGCTGGGTGCGGTCAACGGCGCGGTGGAGAGCCTGGCGCGCGGGCTCGCGCTCGAGCTGGGGCCGGACATCCGAGTCAACTGCTGCTCGCCCGGCATGGTGCGCTCCGATGCCTACGGGGCCATGGCCGAGGAGGCGCGCGCGGCGATGTACCGCGCGACCGGGCAGTCCCTGCCGATCGGCCGCGTCGGCGCGACCGACGAGATCGCCGACGCGGTGCTCTTCCTAATGACCAACGGCTACACGACGGGTGTCGTGCTGGATATCGATGGCGGCCACATGATCAGGCAATACGCGACCCGCTAGCAGGGTGCTGAAGAACCCCTGAGCCCTTGATTACGGTCATCCTTCGACAAGCTCAGGATGAGGGTAAGTGCCTGAAACATATCTCCCTCACCCTGAGCCTGTCGAAGGGTGATGGTGCCGGTGAGGCACTTTTTCGGCAGCCCGCTAGAGCGGATCATGTCTTAATGGAAACGCTACGCGGCTCCGGCAAAGACATGTGATTCCGCTCGCTATCGACGAGAGCACGCGGCCCGCCGGGATCCTCCCCGCGCTTTCCTTTGCGGCCTGCAAGCGGGAGGATGCCGACCCGGCCCGTCGCGGAGGACGCCCTGCCATGACCGTGGAAACCGAGATCGACGAACTCGTCCGCCGGCTGGTTCGGCTCGAGGACGAGATCGAGCGGAAGTTCGAGGCTGAGCGCGCCCGGTTCCAGTACCGCCTCGAGGAACGGCGCGCCGTCTTCGAGGAGAGCGTGGTCCGCCAGCACAAGCTGATCAAGACCGGGCTTGTAAGCTTTCTCAGACACTCGCCCTTCGCCACCTTGATCGTTGCGCCGGTCGCCTACGGCTTGATCCTGCCCTTTGCCGTCCTGGATCTCGGCGTCACCCTGTTCCAGCTCATCTGCTTCTCGGCCTGGGGCATGGAACGGGTCAGACGCGCCGACTACATCATCGTCGACCGTCATCGCCTGGCCTATCTGAACGGGATCCAGAAGCTGAACTGCCTCTACTGCGGCTATGCCAACGGGGTGATCGCCTACACCCGGGAAACCGCCAGCCGCACCGAGCAGTACTGGTGCCCGATCCGCCACGCGCTGCGCGTGCGCTCGCCCCATGCGCGCTACCGCCGCTTCGTCGACTACGGCGACGCGGAAGGCTTCCGCACCCAGCTCGAGCGGCTGCGCGCGGAGGTCAGGAAAGCCCCGGGCGCCAAGCCGGAATGACCGCGCGGGTTCGGTTCTGGTGTCCCGGTGCCGAAGTTCCCGTGGCCAGCCTCGGTTGCCCCCTCACCCCGGCCCTCTCCCCCAATTTGGGGGAGAGGGAGGGAACCGCGGCGCAGCCGTGGGAGGGTGAGGGGGCCTGATCGCCATGATCGCAGTCTAGCCGTTCGCCATCAGGCCGGGTTCCGAGCCGTCCGGCTCGAGGTCGTGGCCGAAGGCCAGGATGTGGCCGTCGGGGTCGCGGACGT from Kiloniellales bacterium includes the following:
- a CDS encoding SDR family oxidoreductase; this encodes MVADSEGAPLSRGLSGRHVVVVGGGSGIGRAVAAAAVRLGGRVTIASRDAGKLAAAAEEIGGAVTVAPVDMTDEAGVKRWAAGLAPADHLVVTASSAAHGPFAELGTDRLRAMFDAKFFGPYVVAREVLPKLAPGGSITLFSGVLSRRPGANCSALGAVNGAVESLARGLALELGPDIRVNCCSPGMVRSDAYGAMAEEARAAMYRATGQSLPIGRVGATDEIADAVLFLMTNGYTTGVVLDIDGGHMIRQYATR